A stretch of Kaistella flava (ex Peng et al. 2021) DNA encodes these proteins:
- a CDS encoding GIN domain-containing protein — translation MKNLIYIILVFSLFSCGKVSPKGDIVSKDIKVEDFVNLNLNGNFRAFYIKSDSSFVNVETYKNVGDNLKIKVKDKTLTISENRETEGVDFYNITIYSKYNLEQVSMSQSVELNISSEIKTDNFKLTLKNNAKFIGSVNSRRAEVDMTQKSRANFLGKTKDAVLKISDTASIIAPYWMIDHLNITSKNGNYAEVNVKDSLKGSIKNTAKLTYYSEPISAIKIDETATVQHKELD, via the coding sequence ATGAAGAATTTAATTTATATCATCCTTGTTTTCAGTTTATTCTCTTGCGGAAAAGTTTCACCAAAAGGTGATATTGTTAGTAAAGATATCAAAGTGGAAGATTTTGTCAACCTTAATCTGAATGGTAATTTCAGGGCTTTTTATATTAAAAGTGACAGCAGTTTCGTGAATGTTGAAACTTATAAAAACGTCGGTGATAATTTGAAAATCAAAGTAAAAGATAAGACTTTAACCATTTCTGAAAACCGCGAGACGGAAGGCGTTGATTTTTATAATATCACTATTTATTCGAAATATAATTTAGAGCAAGTTTCGATGTCGCAATCTGTGGAATTGAATATTTCCAGTGAAATAAAGACGGATAATTTTAAACTTACTTTAAAAAATAACGCTAAATTTATTGGGTCTGTTAATTCAAGAAGAGCGGAAGTTGATATGACGCAAAAAAGTCGTGCTAATTTTTTAGGTAAAACTAAAGATGCAGTTTTAAAAATCTCTGATACTGCAAGTATTATAGCACCTTATTGGATGATTGACCATTTAAATATCACTTCTAAAAATGGAAACTATGCTGAAGTTAATGTAAAAGATTCTTTAAAAGGAAGCATTAAAAATACGGCGAAACTGACGTATTATAGTGAGCCAATTAGTGCGATAAAAATAGATGAAACGGCAACTGTTCAACACAAAGAATTGGATTAA
- a CDS encoding metal-dependent hydrolase, protein MKIKFLGQNCFLFTYKGKTILSDPFYNYQKEKSGFDISAQKIDYVLITHAHGDHIADVKEVLQQYPEASVIGQPEICGYFAHANSIDINFGGSAKIEDLKISMVPASHTSSFPDGTYGGEPSGYIFRFPGKNIYLAGDTGVMADMELFPKLFGNIDLAILPVGSHYTMCARRASFAAAELLKTKRVIGCHFDTFPPIKINHEEAHQLFSERNIEFTLPKLGEDFEI, encoded by the coding sequence ATGAAAATAAAATTTCTGGGACAAAACTGTTTTTTGTTCACTTACAAAGGGAAAACGATTTTAAGTGATCCTTTTTATAATTATCAAAAAGAGAAATCTGGTTTTGATATTTCTGCGCAGAAAATCGATTATGTATTGATTACACATGCGCACGGCGATCATATTGCTGATGTGAAAGAAGTTCTACAGCAATATCCGGAAGCGTCTGTAATAGGCCAGCCTGAGATTTGTGGATATTTTGCTCATGCGAATTCAATTGATATTAATTTCGGTGGTTCTGCGAAGATTGAAGATTTAAAAATCTCAATGGTTCCGGCAAGTCATACCAGCTCTTTTCCCGATGGAACTTATGGTGGCGAACCTTCTGGGTACATTTTCAGATTTCCGGGTAAAAACATCTATTTAGCAGGTGATACCGGCGTTATGGCAGATATGGAACTATTCCCGAAATTGTTTGGGAATATCGATTTAGCAATACTTCCTGTAGGTTCACATTATACGATGTGTGCACGTAGAGCGAGCTTTGCTGCAGCAGAATTGCTGAAAACAAAGAGAGTAATTGGATGTCATTTCGATACTTTTCCGCCGATTAAAATTAATCATGAGGAAGCTCACCAACTCTTTTCAGAAAGAAATATCGAATTTACTTTACCAAAATTAGGTGAAGATTTTGAAATTTAA
- a CDS encoding 1,4-dihydroxy-2-naphthoyl-CoA synthase, which translates to MTDWKTVKEYEDITYQKKGGVARIAFNRPEVRNAFRPKTTSELYDAFYHVSEDSSVGVVLLTGEGPSPKDGGHAFCSGGDQRARGEQGYVGEDGRHRLNILEVQRLIRFMPKVVIAVVNGWAVGGGHSLHVVCDLTLASKEHAIFKQTDADVTSFDGGYGSAYLAKMVGQKKAREIFFLGRNYSAQEAADMGMVNAVIPHAELEDTAYEWAEEILGKSPMSIRMLKFAMNLTDDGMVGQQVFAGEATRLAYMTEEAKEGRNAFLEKRKPDFGDNNWIS; encoded by the coding sequence ATGACAGACTGGAAAACCGTCAAGGAATACGAAGATATTACGTACCAAAAAAAAGGTGGCGTCGCAAGAATCGCCTTTAACAGACCGGAAGTGCGCAACGCCTTTCGCCCGAAAACAACCTCCGAATTATATGATGCTTTTTACCACGTTTCCGAAGATTCGTCGGTTGGCGTTGTATTGTTGACCGGCGAAGGTCCAAGCCCGAAAGATGGTGGTCATGCTTTTTGCAGTGGAGGCGATCAGAGAGCTCGTGGTGAACAGGGTTATGTAGGTGAGGACGGAAGACACCGTTTGAATATTTTAGAAGTTCAACGATTGATTCGTTTCATGCCGAAAGTTGTGATTGCCGTGGTTAATGGTTGGGCAGTTGGTGGCGGACATTCTTTGCATGTCGTTTGTGATCTTACTTTAGCGAGTAAAGAGCACGCGATTTTTAAACAAACTGATGCCGACGTTACCAGTTTTGATGGTGGTTATGGTTCTGCTTATTTGGCAAAAATGGTTGGACAGAAAAAAGCCAGAGAAATTTTCTTTTTAGGACGTAATTATTCTGCTCAAGAAGCTGCCGATATGGGAATGGTGAATGCTGTAATTCCTCACGCTGAGTTAGAAGATACTGCGTACGAATGGGCTGAGGAGATTTTAGGAAAATCACCAATGTCAATTCGAATGTTAAAATTCGCAATGAATTTAACAGACGATGGAATGGTTGGTCAGCAAGTTTTCGCTGGTGAAGCAACACGTTTAGCATACATGACTGAAGAAGCGAAAGAGGGTAGAAATGCTTTCCTTGAAAAAAGAAAACCCGACTTCGGAGATAATAATTGGATTTCTTAA
- a CDS encoding APC family permease produces MNKKLKLWDATMLVMGSMIGSGIFIVSSDMMRNLGSGYWLIAVWIITGIMTIAAAISYGELSSMFPKAGGQYTYITEIFGKMPGFLYGWGLFTVIQTGTIAAVAMAFGKFTAYLVPALNSQPIFQSGGFKITWIQILAIGIILLLTYINSRGLKNGKILQDVFTSSKIIALLGIIIFGVILVKNSQWTENMSFGWNAFQDFGTDTGNTLEPTGWKSIGGITLLGGIAAAMVGSVFSSVAWENVTFMSGEIENPKKNVVKAMVLGTSVVMVLYLFVNFVYLHALDRNGIAFADNNRPAVAASEVIFGSTGTIIMAILVMVSTFGCINGLVLAGARVFQTMAKDGLFFKSAAENNQNDVPGKSLWMQGTWACVLALSGQYGDLLDMISFIIVLFYMVTVFGVIWMRIKQPNLERPYKTWLYPITPIIYLLIGTAFCILLIIFKPQYTWPGFILILIGVPVYWYINRRKID; encoded by the coding sequence ATGAATAAGAAACTTAAACTTTGGGATGCCACCATGCTCGTAATGGGCTCTATGATTGGAAGCGGAATTTTTATTGTCAGTTCAGACATGATGCGGAATTTAGGTTCCGGATATTGGCTCATCGCCGTTTGGATCATTACCGGAATTATGACGATCGCTGCTGCAATTTCATATGGTGAACTTTCATCAATGTTTCCAAAAGCAGGCGGACAGTACACGTATATAACTGAAATATTCGGGAAAATGCCCGGCTTCCTTTATGGTTGGGGTTTATTCACCGTCATCCAAACTGGTACAATCGCCGCCGTAGCAATGGCTTTCGGTAAATTTACCGCTTATCTCGTTCCCGCACTTAATTCGCAACCGATTTTTCAAAGTGGCGGATTCAAAATTACTTGGATTCAAATTCTCGCAATCGGAATTATCTTATTGTTGACTTATATTAATTCCCGAGGTTTAAAAAATGGTAAAATTCTACAAGATGTTTTTACCTCTTCTAAAATTATTGCGCTTTTAGGAATTATCATTTTCGGAGTTATTTTAGTGAAAAATTCCCAATGGACTGAAAACATGAGTTTTGGCTGGAATGCTTTTCAGGATTTTGGTACCGATACCGGAAATACCTTAGAACCAACTGGCTGGAAATCTATCGGCGGAATCACTCTTTTAGGCGGAATCGCAGCTGCAATGGTTGGTTCCGTGTTCAGTTCGGTAGCTTGGGAAAACGTGACATTCATGTCAGGAGAAATCGAAAATCCAAAGAAAAACGTAGTGAAAGCGATGGTTCTAGGAACTTCTGTCGTAATGGTTTTATACCTTTTTGTGAACTTCGTTTACCTTCACGCACTCGATCGCAACGGAATTGCATTTGCAGATAACAATCGCCCTGCAGTCGCTGCTTCAGAAGTTATTTTCGGAAGTACAGGCACCATCATTATGGCAATTTTAGTAATGGTTTCCACTTTTGGCTGTATCAATGGGTTGGTTTTAGCTGGTGCTAGAGTTTTTCAAACCATGGCAAAAGACGGCTTGTTTTTTAAGTCTGCCGCAGAAAATAATCAAAACGATGTTCCTGGTAAATCCCTTTGGATGCAAGGAACTTGGGCTTGTGTCCTCGCACTTTCCGGGCAGTACGGCGACTTACTCGACATGATTTCGTTCATCATTGTTCTCTTTTACATGGTCACCGTTTTCGGTGTAATTTGGATGAGAATCAAGCAACCAAACCTCGAAAGACCTTATAAAACCTGGCTTTATCCAATCACGCCAATCATTTATTTACTCATCGGAACCGCATTTTGCATCCTTTTAATCATCTTCAAACCGCAATATACCTGGCCAGGATTCATCCTCATTCTAATCGGAGTTCCCGTCTATTGGTACATTAACAGAAGAAAAATTGATTAA
- the menA gene encoding 1,4-dihydroxy-2-naphthoate octaprenyltransferase produces the protein MTDWIKAARLRTLPLSMSGIILGSFIARWRINETSGTWDWKIFAMALVVTLLYQILSNFANDYGDGIKGTDQLRVNEAEQRAVASGRITATQMRNAVILFSILSLVATIALLYLAFFRENLMKEFYTFVALGVACILAAIGYTIGKKPYGYLGLGDIMVFIFFGLVSVCGSYFLFTKHFDWDLLLPATAVGLLSAAVLNLNNMRDIESDAASGKKTLALRLGFKKAMVYEIILLQLPLLLILVFMMMNGLHTQGKYYAFIFFILMLPMTALRRKIMQVTEPRELDPFLKQVGILTLTMAILVAAGLNYFN, from the coding sequence ATGACAGATTGGATCAAAGCAGCGCGGCTGCGAACATTACCGCTTTCGATGAGTGGAATTATTTTAGGTTCTTTCATCGCAAGATGGAGAATTAACGAAACTAGTGGAACTTGGGATTGGAAGATTTTTGCGATGGCGTTGGTCGTTACATTATTATACCAGATTCTATCAAATTTCGCAAATGATTATGGCGACGGAATTAAAGGAACAGATCAATTAAGAGTGAATGAAGCTGAGCAAAGAGCCGTGGCTTCAGGGAGAATTACCGCAACTCAAATGAGAAATGCCGTTATTCTATTTTCTATTTTATCATTGGTTGCTACGATTGCACTTTTGTATTTGGCTTTCTTTAGAGAAAACTTAATGAAGGAATTTTACACTTTTGTTGCGTTGGGAGTTGCCTGTATTTTGGCAGCAATTGGCTATACGATTGGTAAAAAACCTTATGGTTATTTAGGACTTGGTGATATCATGGTTTTCATCTTCTTCGGATTGGTTTCGGTGTGTGGAAGTTATTTTCTTTTCACCAAACATTTCGACTGGGATCTACTTTTGCCCGCAACAGCGGTTGGTTTGTTGAGTGCAGCAGTATTAAATCTGAACAATATGCGAGATATCGAAAGTGATGCAGCAAGTGGTAAGAAAACTTTAGCTTTAAGATTAGGCTTTAAAAAAGCAATGGTGTACGAAATCATTTTATTGCAATTGCCTTTGCTTTTAATATTGGTATTCATGATGATGAACGGTTTGCATACGCAAGGTAAATACTACGCTTTTATCTTTTTCATTTTGATGCTTCCAATGACTGCGCTTCGTCGTAAAATCATGCAGGTTACCGAGCCAAGAGAATTAGATCCATTCTTAAAACAAGTTGGAATCTTGACTTTGACGATGGCTATTTTAGTAGCAGCGGGACTGAATTATTTCAATTAA
- a CDS encoding DUF4920 domain-containing protein, whose product MKKFVLLLSLMLSTVAFAQGAEAKKVGPPEGKALVGEVYGAGVSAKAEKSAMTTKKLDQKLKKSAKVENVAVKGKVTKVCDKKGCWLTLETDSNEKFFIKMKDYGFFVPTALEGKTVVLEGNAEMKVTSVDEQKHYAEDAKKPQSEIDVITKPEEEIRFMASGIKVVN is encoded by the coding sequence ATGAAAAAATTTGTTCTTTTATTATCACTGATGCTTTCCACAGTTGCGTTTGCACAAGGAGCAGAAGCAAAAAAAGTAGGACCACCTGAAGGAAAAGCTTTGGTTGGCGAGGTTTATGGAGCTGGAGTTTCTGCAAAAGCAGAGAAGTCTGCCATGACGACTAAAAAACTGGATCAGAAATTAAAGAAATCTGCAAAAGTAGAAAACGTAGCAGTTAAAGGGAAAGTAACGAAGGTTTGCGATAAAAAAGGATGTTGGTTAACATTAGAAACCGATAGTAATGAGAAGTTCTTCATTAAAATGAAAGATTACGGATTCTTTGTGCCGACTGCTTTGGAAGGAAAAACGGTTGTTTTAGAAGGGAACGCAGAAATGAAAGTTACTTCTGTAGATGAGCAAAAACATTATGCTGAAGATGCGAAAAAACCGCAATCAGAAATTGATGTAATTACGAAACCTGAAGAAGAAATTAGATTTATGGCCAGCGGAATTAAAGTAGTTAACTAA
- a CDS encoding M14 family zinc carboxypeptidase has product MLSNLNYVQNPDFPNRYISPEKLFNFLQTNYSHSIIELGSSYLEKPIYKMCLGNGKIKILAWSQMHGNESNATHAMLDLLEIFKHQPELKEELFSKITLDFIFMLNPDGSERWTRRNGLDIDLNRDFLKQSSKEFPFLKDLAHKGSYDYALNLHEQRTIFSTDGIHPATLSFLAPAEDVDRTITETRKKAMAVISKIYQKLKNEIPKQIARYSDEFYPSSTGDNFTKFGIPTILFEGGHFPDDYKRTGTRKYYTVALYESLVAISKLNGATDGWEDYREIPENKESHYDLIYRNVKLNTDFKCILDIAVQYKEEIKPKADEISFTPIVVEVGDIGKKKGWKEIDCTGKTFVSDRKFPKLDEEVDFIIE; this is encoded by the coding sequence ATGTTATCAAACCTGAATTACGTACAAAACCCTGATTTCCCAAACCGGTATATTTCCCCGGAAAAATTATTTAATTTCCTACAGACGAATTACAGCCATAGTATTATAGAGCTTGGTTCCTCTTATTTAGAGAAACCTATTTATAAAATGTGTTTAGGAAATGGTAAGATTAAAATCTTGGCGTGGTCACAAATGCATGGCAATGAATCTAATGCTACCCATGCGATGTTAGATTTGTTGGAGATCTTTAAACATCAACCAGAGCTTAAGGAGGAATTATTTTCAAAAATTACTTTGGATTTTATTTTCATGCTTAATCCCGATGGTTCAGAAAGATGGACCAGAAGAAATGGATTAGATATCGATCTAAACAGAGATTTTTTAAAACAGTCGAGTAAGGAATTTCCTTTTCTAAAAGATCTGGCTCATAAAGGTTCTTATGATTATGCCTTGAATCTACACGAACAAAGAACGATTTTCAGTACAGATGGAATTCATCCAGCAACCTTATCTTTTTTGGCTCCTGCAGAAGATGTCGACAGAACAATTACGGAAACGAGGAAAAAAGCAATGGCGGTAATTTCTAAAATTTACCAAAAATTGAAGAACGAGATTCCTAAGCAAATTGCGAGATATTCAGATGAGTTCTATCCGAGTTCTACGGGAGATAATTTTACGAAATTCGGTATTCCAACAATTCTGTTTGAAGGTGGACATTTCCCAGATGATTACAAGAGAACAGGAACACGTAAATATTACACGGTGGCTTTATATGAAAGTTTGGTGGCAATTTCTAAATTGAATGGCGCGACCGATGGTTGGGAAGACTATCGAGAGATTCCTGAGAACAAAGAATCTCACTATGATTTGATATACAGAAATGTAAAACTTAATACCGATTTTAAATGTATTCTAGATATCGCTGTACAATATAAAGAAGAAATAAAACCAAAAGCTGATGAAATTTCATTTACACCAATCGTTGTAGAAGTTGGAGATATCGGAAAAAAGAAAGGCTGGAAAGAAATTGACTGTACCGGAAAAACCTTTGTTTCAGATCGAAAATTTCCGAAACTGGATGAAGAAGTTGATTTTATAATTGAATAA
- a CDS encoding DUF4199 domain-containing protein: MTKNVYTIGFVLFIATMVVFFGMYFFGMNTSYFDNTMLINSFLMPVIYLAGAYFSVNVLRKAGIRMGFREAFGRAFKPMFVGGFLSVIVMFLFLNFVDPAAKDLLNFQYLDRQKTEMDNEYNTAKPILKTDEQKEELEKEYAQNKLRISHEMTKDKDFFSFRQFSYYFAAILVFYVILSTFFASFFRSRSEL, from the coding sequence ATGACTAAAAATGTCTATACCATTGGTTTTGTGCTGTTTATTGCAACAATGGTCGTCTTCTTTGGAATGTATTTTTTCGGAATGAATACCAGTTATTTCGATAATACGATGCTTATTAATTCCTTTTTGATGCCTGTAATCTATTTGGCAGGAGCTTATTTCTCCGTAAACGTGTTAAGAAAAGCAGGAATCCGGATGGGATTTCGTGAAGCTTTTGGACGCGCTTTTAAACCAATGTTTGTTGGTGGATTTTTATCGGTGATCGTAATGTTCCTATTTTTAAACTTTGTAGATCCAGCTGCCAAAGATTTGTTGAACTTTCAATATCTTGATAGACAGAAGACTGAAATGGATAATGAGTACAATACGGCTAAACCCATATTAAAAACGGATGAGCAAAAAGAAGAATTGGAAAAGGAATATGCACAAAATAAGCTGCGTATTTCACATGAAATGACCAAGGATAAAGATTTTTTTAGCTTTCGTCAGTTTTCGTACTATTTCGCTGCGATTCTTGTTTTCTACGTCATTTTATCTACATTTTTCGCGAGTTTTTTCAGAAGCAGATCAGAACTTTGA
- a CDS encoding glycosyltransferase family 2 protein, whose protein sequence is MNLSIIIPLLNEEESLDELFSRIDKVCNSRNLSYEIWFVDDGSTDLSWNIIENLKVQYPQINGIKFSRNYGKSQALHAAFARVNGDVIITMDADLQDFPEEIPELYDMIKTEGYDIVSGWKKKRFDNVMTKNIPSKLFNAAARKLSGVELHDFNCGLKAYRKQVVKSIDVYGDMHRYIPVLAANAGFRKITEKPVQHQARPYGTSKFGSERFVRGFLDLITLWFVSRFGGRPMHFFGAAGTVMFIVGFLSALWLGISKLIDVSQGIYGHLLTNNAWFFIALTMMVLGTLLFIAGFLGEMIIRTNRQHENYHVEQVI, encoded by the coding sequence ATGAATTTATCCATCATAATTCCACTTCTCAACGAAGAAGAATCTCTAGACGAACTTTTTTCAAGAATCGACAAAGTTTGTAATTCCCGCAACCTTTCCTATGAAATTTGGTTCGTAGATGATGGAAGCACCGATCTTTCCTGGAACATTATTGAAAATTTAAAGGTTCAATATCCACAAATTAACGGAATTAAATTTTCTAGAAATTACGGGAAATCTCAAGCTTTACATGCTGCTTTTGCACGGGTAAACGGTGATGTTATTATTACCATGGACGCTGATTTACAGGACTTTCCGGAAGAAATCCCAGAATTATATGACATGATTAAAACGGAAGGTTACGACATTGTTTCCGGCTGGAAAAAGAAACGTTTTGACAACGTAATGACCAAAAATATTCCCTCGAAATTATTCAATGCGGCAGCAAGAAAATTATCTGGTGTAGAATTACATGATTTTAATTGTGGTTTAAAAGCATATCGAAAACAAGTTGTAAAATCCATCGATGTGTATGGAGATATGCACCGTTATATTCCGGTTTTGGCTGCGAATGCAGGTTTTAGAAAGATTACTGAAAAACCGGTTCAGCATCAAGCGAGACCTTATGGAACTTCTAAATTTGGATCCGAACGTTTCGTGCGTGGATTTTTAGATTTGATTACCCTTTGGTTTGTTAGCCGATTTGGTGGACGACCAATGCATTTCTTTGGAGCTGCCGGAACAGTAATGTTTATCGTCGGATTTCTTTCAGCTTTATGGTTGGGAATCTCAAAGTTAATTGATGTTTCTCAAGGAATCTATGGACATTTATTAACGAATAATGCTTGGTTTTTTATTGCATTAACCATGATGGTTTTAGGAACACTTCTTTTCATCGCAGGATTTTTGGGTGAAATGATTATCAGAACCAACAGACAACACGAGAATTATCACGTAGAGCAAGTAATTTAG
- a CDS encoding putative signal transducing protein: MSELVPIFQSSYLYEIEVAKTKLASRDIPSYIKNEYVNNIAVFPISQNYYLLVSERDFEAAEKVLQENDEISEDFVQ; encoded by the coding sequence ATGTCAGAATTAGTCCCTATTTTTCAATCCTCTTACTTGTACGAAATTGAAGTTGCCAAAACAAAACTCGCTTCCCGAGATATTCCCAGTTATATCAAAAATGAATATGTAAACAATATTGCAGTATTTCCAATCTCGCAAAATTATTATTTGTTGGTTAGCGAGAGAGACTTTGAAGCCGCAGAAAAAGTCCTGCAGGAAAACGATGAAATCTCCGAAGACTTCGTTCAATAG
- a CDS encoding cation diffusion facilitator family transporter — MAHDHSHDHSHQINVSNLNRAFYIAIGLNLVFVIIEAGYGWIYNSLSLLSDAGHNLSDVMSLVLSLIAFKLLKRKPTSTYTYGFRRATILASLTNAILLIFAVGFIIYEAIERFLNPQPVEGGVVSIVAFVGIFVNGITAWLFLKDKEKDLNVKGAYLHMVADMLVSLAVVISGVIIIYTDWFWLDALLSIIIGVVILIGTWSLLTQSLKLSLDGVPENVNPEKVKEEILKINGVVDFQHVHIWALSTTENALTAHVRISESLTITEIEDLKNTIKHKLEHLQIKHSTIETYFGEKSFDKEDY, encoded by the coding sequence ATGGCTCACGATCATTCCCATGACCATTCGCATCAGATTAATGTGAGCAATTTGAATCGTGCTTTCTATATCGCTATTGGATTGAATTTGGTTTTTGTGATTATCGAAGCCGGTTATGGTTGGATTTACAATTCACTCTCTCTACTTTCTGACGCTGGACACAATTTAAGCGATGTAATGAGTTTGGTCTTATCCTTAATCGCTTTTAAGTTATTAAAGAGAAAACCAACTTCAACTTATACCTATGGTTTTCGAAGAGCGACAATTTTGGCTTCATTAACAAACGCTATTTTATTAATTTTCGCCGTCGGATTTATTATTTATGAAGCGATTGAGAGGTTTTTAAATCCACAACCTGTGGAAGGCGGAGTGGTTTCAATCGTTGCATTCGTAGGGATTTTCGTGAATGGAATTACCGCTTGGCTATTTCTAAAAGATAAAGAAAAAGACCTTAATGTGAAAGGCGCTTACCTGCATATGGTAGCTGATATGTTAGTTTCTTTAGCAGTTGTTATTAGTGGGGTTATTATTATTTATACGGATTGGTTTTGGTTAGATGCATTATTGAGTATTATAATAGGCGTCGTTATTTTAATTGGAACTTGGAGTTTGTTGACGCAAAGTTTAAAATTATCTTTAGATGGCGTTCCTGAAAATGTAAATCCAGAAAAAGTAAAAGAAGAGATTCTGAAAATAAATGGAGTAGTAGATTTTCAGCATGTTCATATTTGGGCTTTAAGTACGACTGAAAATGCATTGACCGCTCATGTTCGAATCTCAGAAAGTCTTACGATTACCGAAATTGAAGATTTGAAAAATACCATTAAGCACAAACTGGAGCATCTTCAAATTAAGCATTCCACCATTGAAACTTATTTTGGTGAAAAATCTTTCGATAAAGAAGATTATTAA
- a CDS encoding phospho-sugar mutase yields the protein MTTLEKAKLWLTDTFDEETQTTIQEWIDTNSDELEDSFYKELEFGTGGMRGIMGVGTNRLNKYTLGQATQGLANYLHQQFPNQEIKVAIAYDVRHNSKEFGKMCADVLTANGIKVLLFKEHRPTPELSFTVRDKKCNAGIVLTASHNPPEYNGYKVYWNDGAQIVPPDDENIIKEVYSVKFSEIKFNGNDDLIEWVGPEQDDVYIDACMENSLYQNVGRDNLNIVFTSIHGTTYATVPQSLKKAGFKKVDLVREQMIPSGNFPTVDSPNPEEPAALEMAMDLARITNGDIVLGTDPDGDRLGIAVRNLEGEMQLLNGNQTNTILTYYILDQWKKAGKITGKEFIGSTIVTSDIFIDIANKFGVDCKIGLTGFKWIGKMIRDFEGKEKFVCGGEESFGFMTGDFVRDKDSCGSILLACEIAAWCKANGTTMFEYMIEIYKDLGLYYEGLINVVRKGRTGAEEIQQMMKDFRENPPKEIAGSKVAIVKDFQEQTSLNVIENKKSVMDEIPKSNVLIYYTEDGTKVCVRPSGTEPKIKFYVSVKDQIASKEEFKEKAALLGQKINQVKEDLKL from the coding sequence ATGACAACTTTAGAAAAAGCAAAACTCTGGTTAACAGATACTTTCGATGAAGAAACCCAAACTACAATTCAAGAATGGATTGATACCAATTCTGATGAATTAGAAGATTCTTTTTATAAGGAATTAGAATTCGGAACGGGTGGAATGCGTGGAATTATGGGTGTTGGAACAAACCGTTTGAATAAATATACGCTTGGACAAGCAACTCAAGGTTTAGCAAACTATCTTCATCAGCAGTTTCCTAATCAGGAAATTAAAGTTGCGATTGCTTATGACGTTCGACATAACTCAAAAGAATTTGGGAAAATGTGTGCAGATGTTTTAACTGCAAACGGAATCAAAGTTTTACTTTTTAAAGAACACCGTCCAACTCCTGAGCTTTCTTTCACGGTTAGAGATAAGAAATGTAACGCTGGAATTGTGTTGACTGCTTCTCACAATCCGCCTGAATATAATGGTTACAAAGTGTATTGGAATGACGGAGCACAAATTGTTCCGCCAGATGATGAGAATATTATTAAAGAAGTTTATTCAGTAAAATTCAGTGAAATTAAATTCAACGGAAACGATGATTTAATCGAATGGGTTGGTCCGGAACAAGATGATGTTTATATCGATGCTTGTATGGAAAACTCTCTATATCAAAATGTCGGCAGAGATAATTTGAATATTGTGTTCACTTCAATCCACGGAACAACGTATGCAACTGTTCCTCAGTCACTTAAAAAAGCAGGTTTTAAGAAAGTTGATTTGGTGAGAGAGCAAATGATTCCAAGTGGAAATTTTCCGACCGTTGATTCACCAAATCCTGAAGAACCAGCTGCTCTTGAAATGGCAATGGATTTAGCAAGAATTACCAATGGTGATATCGTTCTGGGAACTGATCCAGACGGTGATCGATTGGGAATTGCTGTTAGAAATTTAGAAGGGGAAATGCAGTTGCTGAATGGAAATCAAACCAATACGATTTTAACTTATTATATTTTAGACCAGTGGAAAAAAGCCGGTAAAATTACCGGAAAAGAGTTCATCGGTTCTACGATTGTTACCTCTGACATTTTTATAGATATTGCTAATAAATTTGGTGTTGATTGTAAAATCGGTTTGACTGGTTTTAAATGGATTGGTAAAATGATCCGTGACTTCGAAGGCAAAGAAAAATTTGTTTGTGGTGGTGAAGAAAGTTTCGGTTTTATGACTGGAGATTTCGTTCGCGATAAAGATTCTTGTGGTTCAATTTTATTGGCTTGCGAAATTGCAGCTTGGTGTAAAGCTAACGGTACTACCATGTTTGAATATATGATTGAGATCTACAAAGATCTTGGTTTATATTATGAAGGTCTGATTAATGTGGTGAGAAAGGGTAGAACGGGAGCTGAAGAAATTCAGCAAATGATGAAGGATTTCCGTGAAAATCCACCAAAAGAAATTGCAGGTTCAAAAGTGGCGATCGTAAAAGATTTCCAGGAACAAACTTCATTAAATGTGATAGAAAATAAAAAATCGGTGATGGATGAAATTCCAAAATCGAACGTTTTGATTTATTATACTGAAGATGGAACTAAAGTTTGTGTGCGTCCATCTGGAACAGAGCCGAAAATTAAATTCTATGTTTCTGTGAAAGATCAAATAGCTTCAAAAGAAGAGTTTAAAGAAAAAGCAGCTTTATTAGGTCAAAAAATAAATCAAGTTAAAGAAGATTTAAAACTCTAA